A single genomic interval of Epinephelus fuscoguttatus linkage group LG22, E.fuscoguttatus.final_Chr_v1 harbors:
- the upf2 gene encoding regulator of nonsense transcripts 2 isoform X3, with the protein MTDVCYATTSSMPAERKRSVNMDEKDVCSFSNKDKEKDRDGDRRPASARDKAKDEAKMSGKKDGGKEEKRKRLEEEKKKKEEKERRKKEEEKQKAEEEQKKKEEEEKRQQEEQERKLQEEESKRQREEEAALLKEKEEGHQLHQEAWERHQCRKDLRSKNQNAQEGRPEEAFFSRLDSSLKKNTAFVKKLRTLTEQQRDSLSNDFASLNLSKYIGEAVSSVVEAKLKISDVGCAVHLCSLFHQRYAEFAPLLLQAWKKHFEARKEDKAPNVSKLRTDLRFIAELTIVGLFTDKEGLSLIYEQLKNIIGTDRETHTHVSVVISFCKHCGDDIAGLLPRKVKLAAEKFGLSFPPSEIISTEKQQPFQNLLREYFTSLTKHLKKDHRELQNTERQNRRILHSKGELSEDRHKQYEEFATSYQKLLANTQSLADLLDENMPELPQDKTVQEEHGPGIDIFTPGKPGEYDLEGGIWEDEDARNFYENLVDLKAFVPAILFKDNEKSGQGKDKEDGKDGREGKDLASTTEELELELEALDITDEPLELEGPDEAENEELAKKLLDEQEQEDEEANTGSHLKLIVDAFIQQLPNCVNRDLIDKAAMDFCMNMNTKSNRRKLVRALFTVPRQRLDLLPFYSRLVATLHPCMSDVAEDLCSMLKGDFRFHIRKKDQINIETKNKTVRFVGELAKFKMFSKTDTLQCLKMLLSDFTHHHIEMACTLLETCGRFLFRSPDSHLRTSVLLEQMMRKKQAQHLDARYVTMVENAYYYCNPPPMEKTVKKKRPPLQEYIRKLLYKDLSKVTTEKVLRQMRKLPWQDPEVKSYLICCMVNIWNVKYNSIHCVANLLAGLVAYQEDVGIHVVDGVLEDIRLGMEVNQPKFNQRRISSAKFLGELYNYRMVESAVIFRTLFSFISFGINQDGSPSVLDPPEHLFRIRLVCTLLDTCGQYFDRGSSKRKLDCFLIYFQRYIWWKKSIDVWTKDHPFPIDIDYMISDTLELLRPKMRLSCSLEEATKQVADLEREVLVKLGLAMEKDGRSSAMSEGEVLDEEDDDGDDDEEGGAETEEQSGNESEMNEQEEDEGSENEEEEREEEEEENTDYLTDSNKENETDEENNEVTIRGGGLKHVACAEDEDFIQALDKMMLENLQQRSGETVKVHQLDVAIPLQLKSQLKKGGSREPCIGEAESDISDTMQFVMLTRKGNKQQYKILNVPLSSHLAANHFNQQQAEQEERMRMKKLTLDINERQEQEDYQEMMQSLAQRPAPANTNRERRPRYQHPKGAPNADLIFKTGGRR; encoded by the exons ATGACCGATGTTTGTTATGCTACAACTAGCAG TATGCCTGCTGAACGCAAGCGCTCAGTAAACATGGACGAGAAAGACGTTTGCAGCTTCAGCAACAAGGACAAAGAGAAGGACAGAGACGGTGACAGACGACCAGCGTCCGCCCGGGACAAAGCAAAGGACGAGGCCAAGATGAGCGGGAAAAAAGACGGCGgcaaggaggagaagaggaagcgtctggaggaggagaagaagaagaaggaggaaaaggagcggagaaagaaagaggaggagaaacagaaagcggaggaggagcagaagaagaaagaggaggaggagaagagacagcaggaggagcaggagaggaagcTACAGGAGGAGGAGTCCAAGAGACAACGTGAGGAGGAGGCAGCTCTTCTCAA ggagaaggaggaggggcaTCAGCTGCACCAGGAGGCCTGGGAGCGCCATCAGTGCAGGAAGGACCTCCGCAGTAAGAACCAGAACGCCCAGGAGGGTCGACCCGAGGAGGCCTTCTTCAGCCGACTGGACTCCAGCCTTAAAAAGAACACCGCCTTCGTGAAGAAGCTGCGCACGCTCACCGAACAGCAGCGAGACTCGCTCTCCAATGACTTCGCCTCGCTGAACCTCAGCAAGTACATTGGCGAGGCCGTGAGCTCCGTGGTGGAGGCCAAGCTGAAGATCTCTGACGTGGGCTGCGCCGTCCACCTGTGCTCTCTCTTCCACCAGCGCTACGCCGAGTTCGCTCCATTACTCCTCCAGGCGTGGAAGAAGCACTTTGAAGCAAGGAAGGAGGACAAGGCGCCCAACGTGAGCAAGCTGCGTACAGACCTGCGCTTCATAGCCGAGCTCACCATCGTTGGCCTGTTCACGGACAAAGAGGGGCTCTCTCTCATTTACGAGCAGCTGAAGAACATTATCGGGACCGACAGGgagacgcacacacacgtgtCGGTGGTGATCAGCTTCTGTAAGCACTGTGGGGATGACATCGCCGGTCTGCTGCCCCGAAAGGTGAAACTGGCAGCTGAGAAGTTCGGCCTGAGCTTCCCTCCGAGCGAGATCATCAGCACAGAGAAACAGCAGCCCTTCCAGAACCTTCTGAGGGAGTACTTCACCTCTCTCACCAAACACCTGAAGAAGGACCACCGTGAGCTGCAGAACACCGAGAGGCAGAACAG GCGTATCCTACATTCCAAAGGGGAGCTGAGTGAGGACAGACACAAGCAGTATGAAGAGTTTGCCACTTCCTACCAGAAGCTGCTGGCCAACACTCAGTCTCTGGCTGATCTGCTGGATGAGAACATGCCAGAGCTTCCTCAGGACAAGACGGTGCAGGAGG AGCACGGCCCCGGCATTGACATCTTCACTCCTGGTAAGCCCGGAGAGTACGACCTGGAAGGAGGGATCTGGGAGGACGAAGACGCTCGAAACTTCTATGAGAACTTGGTGGACCTGAAGGCGTTCGTCCCCGCCATCCTCTTCAAAGACAACGAGAAGAGTGGCCAGGGCAAAGACAAGGAGGACGGCAAAG ACGGCAGAGAGGGGAAGGACTTGGCCAGCACCAcagaggagctggagctggagctggaggcTCTGGACATCACAGACGAACCTCTGGAACTGGAGGGACCAGACGAGGCAGAGAACGAAGAACTGGCCAAGAAGCTGCTGGATGAGCAAG AacaagaggatgaagaggcGAACACAGGGTCCCACCTGAAGCTGATCGTGGACGCCTTCATCCAGCAGCTGCCCAACTGTGTCAACAGAGACCTCATAGACAAG GCCGCCATGGACTTCTGCATGAACATGAACACCAAGTCTAACAGGAGGAAGCTGGTCCGAGCGCTCTTCACTGTCCCCAGGCAGAG gttGGATCTTCTGCCCTTCTACTCTCGCCTGGTGGCGACTCTTCATCCCTGCATGTCAGACGTGGCTGAAGATCTCTGCTCCATGCTGAAGGGAGACTTCAGGTTTCAT aTTCGGAAGAAGGACCAGATCAACATCgagaccaaaaacaaaacagtcagaTTTGTTGGGGAACTGGCCAAGTTCAAGATGTTCTCAAAAACCGACACGCTTCAGTGTCTCAAG ATGCTGCTGTCTGATTTCACCCATCACCATATCGAGATGGCGTGCACGCTGCTGGAGACCTGCGGCCGCTTCCTCTTCAGATCCCCCGACTCTCACCTGCGGACCAGCGTCCTGCTG GAGCAAATGATGCGTAAAAAGCAGGCGCAGCATCTGGACGCCCGCTACGTGACGATGGTGGAGAACGCCTACTACTACTGCAACCCGCCGCCCATGGAGAagacagtgaagaagaagaggccCCCGCTGCAGGAGTACATCCGCAAGCTGCTCTACAAGGACCTGTCCAAGGTCACCACGGAGAAGGTGCTGAGGCAGATGCGTAAGCTGCCCTGGCAGGACCCCGAGGTGAAGAGCTACCTCATCTGCTGCATGGTCAACATCTGGAACGTCAAGTACAACAGCATCCACTGTGTGGCCAACCTGCTGGCCGGCCTGGTGGCCTACCAGGAGGACGTGGGCATCCACGTGGTGGACGGAGTGCTGGAGGACATCCGGCTGGGGATGGAG GTCAACCAGCCCAAGTTCAACCAGCGGCGGATCAGCAGCGCCAAGTTCCTGGGCGAGCTCTACAACTACCGCATGGTGGAGTCGGCCGTCATCTTCCGCACCCTCTTCTCCTTCATCTCCTTCGGGATCAATCAGGACGGCAGCCCCAGCGTGCTGGACCCTCCAGAGCACCTGTTCCGCATCCGCCTGGTGTGCACGCTGCTCGACACCTGCGGCCAGTACTTTGACCGAGGCTCCAGCAAGAGGAAGCTGGACTGTTTCCTCATCTACTTCCAG cgtTACATCTGGTGGAAGAAGAGCATTGATGTTTGGACCAAAGACCACCCGTTCCCCATCGACATCGACTACATGATCAGCGACACCCTGGAGCTGCTGCGGCCCAAGATGAGGCTCAGCTGCTCCCTGGAGGAGGCCACCAAACAGGTCGCTGACCTGGAGAGGGAGGTGCTCGTCAAACTAG GTCTGGCCATGGAGAAGGACGGTCGCTCCAGTGCCATGAGCGAAGGGGAGGTGCTCGACGAGGAAGATGACGACggggatgatgatgaggagggtGGCGCTGAGACTGAGGAGCAGTCGGGCAACGAGAGTGAAATGAATGAACAGGAAGAGGAT GAAGGGTCAGAGAacgaagaagaggagagagaggaagaggaggaggagaacaccGACTACCTGACTGACTCCAACAAAGAAAACGAGACTGACGAGGAGAACAAT gaggtcACCATCCGCGGCGGAGGACTGAAGCACGTGGCGTGTGCTGAGGACGAGGACTTCATTCAGGCTCTGGATAAGATGATGCTGGAGAACCTGCAG CAGCGCAGCGGTGAGACGGTGAAGGTGCACCAGCTGGACGTGGCCATTCCTCTGCAGCTCAAGAGTCAGCTGAAGAAAGGCGGTTCCAGAGAGCCGTGCATCGGGGAGGCGGAGTCGGACATCTCCGACACCATGCAGTTCGTCATGCTGACACGCAAAGGCAACAAGCAGCAG TATAAGATCCTGAACGTGCCGCTGTCCTCCCACCTGGCAGCCAACCACTTCAACCAGCAGCAGGCGGAGCAGGAGGAGCGCATGAGGATGAAGAAACTCACCCTGGACATCAACGAAAGGCAGGAGCAGGAGGACTACCAGG agaTGATGCAGTCCCTCGCTCAGCGCCCGGCTCCAGCCAACACCAACCGGGAGCGCCGGCCTCGCTACCAGCACCCGAAAGGCGCTCCCAACGCCGACCTCATCTTCAAGACCGGAGGAAG ACGCTGA
- the upf2 gene encoding regulator of nonsense transcripts 2 isoform X2: MTDVCYATTSSMPAERKRSVNMDEKDVCSFSNKDKEKDRDGDRRPASARDKAKDEAKMSGKKDGGKEEKRKRLEEEKKKKEEKERRKKEEEKQKAEEEQKKKEEEEKRQQEEQERKLQEEESKRQREEEAALLKEKEEGHQLHQEAWERHQCRKDLRSKNQNAQEGRPEEAFFSRLDSSLKKNTAFVKKLRTLTEQQRDSLSNDFASLNLSKYIGEAVSSVVEAKLKISDVGCAVHLCSLFHQRYAEFAPLLLQAWKKHFEARKEDKAPNVSKLRTDLRFIAELTIVGLFTDKEGLSLIYEQLKNIIGTDRETHTHVSVVISFCKHCGDDIAGLLPRKVKLAAEKFGLSFPPSEIISTEKQQPFQNLLREYFTSLTKHLKKDHRELQNTERQNRRILHSKGELSEDRHKQYEEFATSYQKLLANTQSLADLLDENMPELPQDKTVQEEHGPGIDIFTPGKPGEYDLEGGIWEDEDARNFYENLVDLKAFVPAILFKDNEKSGQGKDKEDGKDGREGKDLASTTEELELELEALDITDEPLELEGPDEAENEELAKKLLDEQEQEDEEANTGSHLKLIVDAFIQQLPNCVNRDLIDKAAMDFCMNMNTKSNRRKLVRALFTVPRQRLDLLPFYSRLVATLHPCMSDVAEDLCSMLKGDFRFHIRKKDQINIETKNKTVRFVGELAKFKMFSKTDTLQCLKMLLSDFTHHHIEMACTLLETCGRFLFRSPDSHLRTSVLLEQMMRKKQAQHLDARYVTMVENAYYYCNPPPMEKTVKKKRPPLQEYIRKLLYKDLSKVTTEKVLRQMRKLPWQDPEVKSYLICCMVNIWNVKYNSIHCVANLLAGLVAYQEDVGIHVVDGVLEDIRLGMEVNQPKFNQRRISSAKFLGELYNYRMVESAVIFRTLFSFISFGINQDGSPSVLDPPEHLFRIRLVCTLLDTCGQYFDRGSSKRKLDCFLIYFQRYIWWKKSIDVWTKDHPFPIDIDYMISDTLELLRPKMRLSCSLEEATKQVADLEREVLVKLGLAMEKDGRSSAMSEGEVLDEEDDDGDDDEEGGAETEEQSGNESEMNEQEEDEGSENEEEEREEEEEENTDYLTDSNKENETDEENNEVTIRGGGLKHVACAEDEDFIQALDKMMLENLQQRSGETVKVHQLDVAIPLQLKSQLKKGGSREPCIGEAESDISDTMQFVMLTRKGNKQQYKILNVPLSSHLAANHFNQQQAEQEERMRMKKLTLDINERQEQEDYQEMMQSLAQRPAPANTNRERRPRYQHPKGAPNADLIFKTGGRRR; this comes from the exons ATGACCGATGTTTGTTATGCTACAACTAGCAG TATGCCTGCTGAACGCAAGCGCTCAGTAAACATGGACGAGAAAGACGTTTGCAGCTTCAGCAACAAGGACAAAGAGAAGGACAGAGACGGTGACAGACGACCAGCGTCCGCCCGGGACAAAGCAAAGGACGAGGCCAAGATGAGCGGGAAAAAAGACGGCGgcaaggaggagaagaggaagcgtctggaggaggagaagaagaagaaggaggaaaaggagcggagaaagaaagaggaggagaaacagaaagcggaggaggagcagaagaagaaagaggaggaggagaagagacagcaggaggagcaggagaggaagcTACAGGAGGAGGAGTCCAAGAGACAACGTGAGGAGGAGGCAGCTCTTCTCAA ggagaaggaggaggggcaTCAGCTGCACCAGGAGGCCTGGGAGCGCCATCAGTGCAGGAAGGACCTCCGCAGTAAGAACCAGAACGCCCAGGAGGGTCGACCCGAGGAGGCCTTCTTCAGCCGACTGGACTCCAGCCTTAAAAAGAACACCGCCTTCGTGAAGAAGCTGCGCACGCTCACCGAACAGCAGCGAGACTCGCTCTCCAATGACTTCGCCTCGCTGAACCTCAGCAAGTACATTGGCGAGGCCGTGAGCTCCGTGGTGGAGGCCAAGCTGAAGATCTCTGACGTGGGCTGCGCCGTCCACCTGTGCTCTCTCTTCCACCAGCGCTACGCCGAGTTCGCTCCATTACTCCTCCAGGCGTGGAAGAAGCACTTTGAAGCAAGGAAGGAGGACAAGGCGCCCAACGTGAGCAAGCTGCGTACAGACCTGCGCTTCATAGCCGAGCTCACCATCGTTGGCCTGTTCACGGACAAAGAGGGGCTCTCTCTCATTTACGAGCAGCTGAAGAACATTATCGGGACCGACAGGgagacgcacacacacgtgtCGGTGGTGATCAGCTTCTGTAAGCACTGTGGGGATGACATCGCCGGTCTGCTGCCCCGAAAGGTGAAACTGGCAGCTGAGAAGTTCGGCCTGAGCTTCCCTCCGAGCGAGATCATCAGCACAGAGAAACAGCAGCCCTTCCAGAACCTTCTGAGGGAGTACTTCACCTCTCTCACCAAACACCTGAAGAAGGACCACCGTGAGCTGCAGAACACCGAGAGGCAGAACAG GCGTATCCTACATTCCAAAGGGGAGCTGAGTGAGGACAGACACAAGCAGTATGAAGAGTTTGCCACTTCCTACCAGAAGCTGCTGGCCAACACTCAGTCTCTGGCTGATCTGCTGGATGAGAACATGCCAGAGCTTCCTCAGGACAAGACGGTGCAGGAGG AGCACGGCCCCGGCATTGACATCTTCACTCCTGGTAAGCCCGGAGAGTACGACCTGGAAGGAGGGATCTGGGAGGACGAAGACGCTCGAAACTTCTATGAGAACTTGGTGGACCTGAAGGCGTTCGTCCCCGCCATCCTCTTCAAAGACAACGAGAAGAGTGGCCAGGGCAAAGACAAGGAGGACGGCAAAG ACGGCAGAGAGGGGAAGGACTTGGCCAGCACCAcagaggagctggagctggagctggaggcTCTGGACATCACAGACGAACCTCTGGAACTGGAGGGACCAGACGAGGCAGAGAACGAAGAACTGGCCAAGAAGCTGCTGGATGAGCAAG AacaagaggatgaagaggcGAACACAGGGTCCCACCTGAAGCTGATCGTGGACGCCTTCATCCAGCAGCTGCCCAACTGTGTCAACAGAGACCTCATAGACAAG GCCGCCATGGACTTCTGCATGAACATGAACACCAAGTCTAACAGGAGGAAGCTGGTCCGAGCGCTCTTCACTGTCCCCAGGCAGAG gttGGATCTTCTGCCCTTCTACTCTCGCCTGGTGGCGACTCTTCATCCCTGCATGTCAGACGTGGCTGAAGATCTCTGCTCCATGCTGAAGGGAGACTTCAGGTTTCAT aTTCGGAAGAAGGACCAGATCAACATCgagaccaaaaacaaaacagtcagaTTTGTTGGGGAACTGGCCAAGTTCAAGATGTTCTCAAAAACCGACACGCTTCAGTGTCTCAAG ATGCTGCTGTCTGATTTCACCCATCACCATATCGAGATGGCGTGCACGCTGCTGGAGACCTGCGGCCGCTTCCTCTTCAGATCCCCCGACTCTCACCTGCGGACCAGCGTCCTGCTG GAGCAAATGATGCGTAAAAAGCAGGCGCAGCATCTGGACGCCCGCTACGTGACGATGGTGGAGAACGCCTACTACTACTGCAACCCGCCGCCCATGGAGAagacagtgaagaagaagaggccCCCGCTGCAGGAGTACATCCGCAAGCTGCTCTACAAGGACCTGTCCAAGGTCACCACGGAGAAGGTGCTGAGGCAGATGCGTAAGCTGCCCTGGCAGGACCCCGAGGTGAAGAGCTACCTCATCTGCTGCATGGTCAACATCTGGAACGTCAAGTACAACAGCATCCACTGTGTGGCCAACCTGCTGGCCGGCCTGGTGGCCTACCAGGAGGACGTGGGCATCCACGTGGTGGACGGAGTGCTGGAGGACATCCGGCTGGGGATGGAG GTCAACCAGCCCAAGTTCAACCAGCGGCGGATCAGCAGCGCCAAGTTCCTGGGCGAGCTCTACAACTACCGCATGGTGGAGTCGGCCGTCATCTTCCGCACCCTCTTCTCCTTCATCTCCTTCGGGATCAATCAGGACGGCAGCCCCAGCGTGCTGGACCCTCCAGAGCACCTGTTCCGCATCCGCCTGGTGTGCACGCTGCTCGACACCTGCGGCCAGTACTTTGACCGAGGCTCCAGCAAGAGGAAGCTGGACTGTTTCCTCATCTACTTCCAG cgtTACATCTGGTGGAAGAAGAGCATTGATGTTTGGACCAAAGACCACCCGTTCCCCATCGACATCGACTACATGATCAGCGACACCCTGGAGCTGCTGCGGCCCAAGATGAGGCTCAGCTGCTCCCTGGAGGAGGCCACCAAACAGGTCGCTGACCTGGAGAGGGAGGTGCTCGTCAAACTAG GTCTGGCCATGGAGAAGGACGGTCGCTCCAGTGCCATGAGCGAAGGGGAGGTGCTCGACGAGGAAGATGACGACggggatgatgatgaggagggtGGCGCTGAGACTGAGGAGCAGTCGGGCAACGAGAGTGAAATGAATGAACAGGAAGAGGAT GAAGGGTCAGAGAacgaagaagaggagagagaggaagaggaggaggagaacaccGACTACCTGACTGACTCCAACAAAGAAAACGAGACTGACGAGGAGAACAAT gaggtcACCATCCGCGGCGGAGGACTGAAGCACGTGGCGTGTGCTGAGGACGAGGACTTCATTCAGGCTCTGGATAAGATGATGCTGGAGAACCTGCAG CAGCGCAGCGGTGAGACGGTGAAGGTGCACCAGCTGGACGTGGCCATTCCTCTGCAGCTCAAGAGTCAGCTGAAGAAAGGCGGTTCCAGAGAGCCGTGCATCGGGGAGGCGGAGTCGGACATCTCCGACACCATGCAGTTCGTCATGCTGACACGCAAAGGCAACAAGCAGCAG TATAAGATCCTGAACGTGCCGCTGTCCTCCCACCTGGCAGCCAACCACTTCAACCAGCAGCAGGCGGAGCAGGAGGAGCGCATGAGGATGAAGAAACTCACCCTGGACATCAACGAAAGGCAGGAGCAGGAGGACTACCAGG agaTGATGCAGTCCCTCGCTCAGCGCCCGGCTCCAGCCAACACCAACCGGGAGCGCCGGCCTCGCTACCAGCACCCGAAAGGCGCTCCCAACGCCGACCTCATCTTCAAGACCGGAGGAAG GAGACGCTGA